From uncultured Desulfobacter sp.:
GTTTAATAGCGATGCCGGCGGCAATGGAGGACATCCTGACCATGGCGGTCTGATTGTCCGTGATGTTGATGCCGTCTACATAATCCTTGAGCATGTTGGCTTTTTCTTTGACAATCTCAAGATTACAGCCTCTGGGAGGACCAACTTCAGAGGTTACAGCCAGTTGGCCTGAGGCCAGTACTTTTTCCAGTCTGCTTTCAGTTTTCATTATGCATTGTCCTCCGTGATAATTTTGGATGATGCCAAGTCCTCCCGGACAATTTTTCTAGGTCCGCCGCCGCCTGCAGGCCGCCAGTCCTTTGCCGCAACCAGGTCTTCATACCGATCCTGAAGACCCAGTTCAACCATGCGATCCCAGATCAATTGCCATGCACAATCCACATCCGGGCTGATCTCACATTTCCCGTTGCGCGAGCCGCCGCAGGGGCCGTTCATAATGCTTTTTGAACAACGTGTAATGGGACAGATGCCAGCGGTGATTCCCAGCATGCAGTCACCACAGCCCATACAGCGCTCGACCCAGATGCCCTGGCTTTCGGACGCGCCCATGAACGTGGTATTCACACCTGGAAAAACCGGCATCGGATACTGGGCAGCAACGGTCTGAACCCCGCAGCCACAGGCCAGGGAAACAACGGCGTCCACTTGGCCGGCCAGTTCCGCGAGCTGGTCAACATATTCCGGATCGCATTGGCGTTCCAGGGTGTGTTCCAAAACCTCAAGCTTTTTGCCCTCTTTGGCACTGTTCAGGCGAAGGGCGGAAGACAGAAGCCCCACCTCTTTTCTGCCGCCTGCTGCACAAACGGTAACACATTCGTTACAGCCGACCACAAGTATTTTTTCATAGGGCGCAATGTACCCGAGAATTTCCTGCAAGGGTTTTTGTTCTGCTGTTATCATGTTTTAATCTCCAAAAGTTTTATATAAAAAATAACCCGTTAAATCTCTTTCATTGTGTTAGGCAAGGCCTAA
This genomic window contains:
- a CDS encoding methylenetetrahydrofolate reductase C-terminal domain-containing protein, coding for MITAEQKPLQEILGYIAPYEKILVVGCNECVTVCAAGGRKEVGLLSSALRLNSAKEGKKLEVLEHTLERQCDPEYVDQLAELAGQVDAVVSLACGCGVQTVAAQYPMPVFPGVNTTFMGASESQGIWVERCMGCGDCMLGITAGICPITRCSKSIMNGPCGGSRNGKCEISPDVDCAWQLIWDRMVELGLQDRYEDLVAAKDWRPAGGGGPRKIVREDLASSKIITEDNA